The Candidatus Melainabacteria bacterium genome includes a window with the following:
- a CDS encoding DUF1501 domain-containing protein, whose translation MNRREFIKLASLSSLALFAPGLAGWAFSNGMDKANKKLIVILLRGGVDGLNIVAPYGDSLYYGIRPRIAVAKPGQENGLIDLDGHFGLHPALAPLMPYWQNKTLAFVHSSGSPNPSRSHFDAQDNMESGAPGARSVSTGWLNRLVSELPVKSGSSLHAISIGPVLPRIMSGPASIATISKTVQVNKSLLDRPVVASVFEDLYGQRNDDLGRAFKEGMAAHQEINESLSKPDEDAMMDREQMLANRGAPLPGQNKAYGKQLAQLFRKSPSIQVAFLDFGGFDTHVNEGTGKGQLANHLTPLGQGIADLIQGLGPMYKDTTIVVMSEFGRTAKENGNSGTDHGHGNVMWVFGGEVPGGNVYARWAGLNTEALHEQRDLPTSTDFRSVLSYLLNNQIGVSKTTLAKVFPDFQANGNPFVQV comes from the coding sequence ATGAATCGCAGAGAATTTATCAAACTTGCTTCGTTGTCGTCACTGGCACTCTTCGCGCCAGGACTGGCAGGCTGGGCCTTCAGCAACGGCATGGATAAGGCAAACAAAAAACTGATTGTCATTCTGTTGCGCGGCGGAGTAGATGGGCTGAACATCGTCGCACCTTACGGAGATTCGCTCTACTACGGTATTCGTCCGCGCATCGCCGTAGCCAAACCGGGACAGGAAAATGGATTGATCGATCTGGATGGACACTTCGGTTTGCATCCAGCTCTCGCTCCGCTCATGCCCTACTGGCAGAACAAAACCCTGGCATTTGTGCATTCCAGCGGCTCTCCAAACCCATCCAGGTCGCACTTCGATGCCCAGGACAACATGGAAAGTGGTGCGCCAGGGGCCCGATCGGTGAGCACCGGTTGGCTCAACAGGCTCGTCAGCGAACTACCTGTCAAATCAGGTTCTTCGCTTCATGCCATAAGCATAGGACCGGTGCTGCCGCGCATCATGTCTGGACCAGCCTCAATCGCCACGATTTCAAAAACGGTTCAGGTAAATAAATCGCTTCTCGACAGACCGGTTGTGGCAAGCGTCTTTGAAGATTTGTACGGACAGCGCAACGATGATCTCGGCCGAGCGTTCAAAGAAGGTATGGCCGCGCATCAAGAAATCAACGAAAGCTTGAGCAAACCAGATGAGGACGCGATGATGGACCGCGAGCAAATGCTGGCCAATCGAGGCGCTCCACTACCCGGACAGAATAAAGCTTACGGCAAGCAACTGGCGCAACTATTTCGCAAATCACCATCGATTCAAGTTGCCTTTCTCGACTTCGGCGGATTCGACACACATGTCAACGAAGGCACCGGTAAAGGTCAACTGGCAAATCACCTGACACCGCTCGGTCAGGGCATCGCCGACCTGATTCAGGGACTCGGACCGATGTACAAAGACACGACTATTGTCGTCATGTCTGAATTTGGACGCACAGCAAAAGAAAATGGCAATTCGGGTACCGATCACGGACACGGCAACGTCATGTGGGTTTTCGGTGGCGAGGTTCCCGGGGGCAACGTCTATGCCAGATGGGCTGGTCTCAACACCGAAGCACTGCATGAGCAAAGAGATCTGCCAACCAGTACCGACTTCCGCTCTGTTCTTTCGTATCTCTTGAACAACCAAATTGGCGTGTCCAAAACAACACTGGCAAAGGTTTTTCCAGACTTCCAGGCAAACGGAAATCCCTTCGTTCAAGTCTGA
- a CDS encoding TM2 domain-containing protein, with the protein MDELTNFDFNDKRKVACIAAVFFGFVGAHKFVLGYKREGAIMALVSVAAILCQLPAIAALVAIVGFAEAFIYFGLDEKKFNDIYVRGQHPWF; encoded by the coding sequence ATGGACGAACTTACTAACTTTGATTTCAACGATAAAAGAAAAGTCGCTTGCATAGCAGCCGTCTTCTTTGGCTTCGTCGGCGCACACAAGTTCGTTCTCGGTTATAAACGAGAAGGGGCGATTATGGCGCTTGTTAGCGTCGCAGCAATACTCTGCCAGTTACCCGCCATAGCGGCCCTGGTCGCTATCGTTGGTTTTGCAGAAGCATTTATCTACTTCGGACTGGACGAAAAGAAATTCAACGACATCTACGTTCGCGGGCAGCACCCCTGGTTCTGA
- a CDS encoding DUF1800 domain-containing protein: protein MKRFNSLMVIATTLATSTTSAYSTLAQPPSDDDKVLHVINRLTFGPAPGDLQRVKTMGIKAFIDEQLNPSSIPESPAVQAVVAKSTSTQESITELLKHVRDLQQQKKENKQAQSEAIQAAKGQGDEAVDKAAAQKSINMLGKFFKNMNDEFVTKRLTRDVESPRQLEQVMTEFWFNHFNVCITKGLDHVLVGPYEDQAIRPFALGKFRDLLSATCHHPAMLFYLDNWQNTAPQSPGARGKFTGLNENYARELMELHTLGVDGGYTQKDVTELARVLTGLGMKNIAQQRQNVEPVGPYGAYFAPNRHDFGEKIVLGKKISGKGEQEIEDVLDMLATHPSTAHHISYQLAQYFVADDPPATLVNKMAAKFSSTDGDIKAVLREMFNSSEFWDPKYQNAKYKTPLRYAVSIVRATDAHPARYDVVAQFMRLQGEPLYGCLTPDGYKNTKDAWLNPDSFLNRLNFATAVASGNARGLVNSPPEYRQLGATISGSKFSPKTVAVVAKAPEPMKSAIVLGSPEFMHY from the coding sequence ATGAAACGTTTTAACTCCCTCATGGTAATTGCTACCACTCTGGCAACCAGCACAACGTCCGCCTACTCAACCTTAGCGCAACCGCCGTCTGACGACGACAAGGTGCTTCACGTTATCAACCGCCTTACTTTCGGTCCTGCACCGGGCGACTTGCAGCGCGTCAAGACTATGGGCATAAAAGCCTTCATCGATGAGCAACTCAATCCATCATCCATACCTGAATCACCGGCCGTGCAAGCTGTTGTTGCTAAATCAACCTCTACACAAGAGTCCATTACTGAACTGCTGAAACATGTAAGAGACCTTCAGCAACAAAAAAAGGAAAACAAGCAAGCCCAAAGTGAAGCCATTCAAGCTGCAAAAGGTCAGGGTGATGAGGCAGTAGATAAAGCAGCAGCACAAAAATCGATTAACATGCTCGGCAAATTCTTCAAAAACATGAACGATGAGTTCGTGACAAAACGGCTCACACGCGACGTGGAAAGCCCACGTCAGCTCGAACAGGTAATGACGGAATTCTGGTTCAACCACTTCAACGTCTGTATCACGAAGGGTCTCGACCATGTTCTGGTTGGTCCGTACGAAGACCAGGCCATACGCCCTTTTGCGTTGGGCAAATTCAGAGATTTGCTCAGTGCGACATGCCACCACCCGGCCATGCTCTTTTATCTGGATAACTGGCAAAATACAGCACCCCAGAGCCCCGGAGCGAGAGGCAAATTCACCGGGCTGAACGAGAATTATGCTCGCGAGTTGATGGAGCTGCACACACTTGGCGTGGATGGCGGATACACGCAGAAAGACGTCACCGAATTGGCGCGAGTTTTGACCGGCCTGGGCATGAAAAACATCGCCCAGCAAAGACAAAACGTAGAGCCGGTAGGACCTTACGGAGCATACTTCGCACCTAATCGACACGACTTCGGCGAAAAGATTGTCCTGGGAAAGAAAATCAGCGGCAAAGGTGAGCAAGAAATCGAAGACGTACTCGACATGCTGGCTACACACCCGTCAACCGCACACCACATCAGCTACCAGTTAGCGCAATATTTTGTAGCTGATGATCCACCGGCCACCCTGGTTAACAAAATGGCTGCAAAATTCTCGAGCACTGACGGCGATATCAAAGCAGTACTGCGAGAAATGTTCAACAGTAGCGAATTCTGGGATCCCAAATATCAAAACGCCAAGTACAAAACACCACTTCGCTATGCCGTCTCAATCGTACGCGCGACCGATGCACACCCGGCTAGATACGATGTGGTGGCGCAATTTATGCGCCTGCAAGGCGAGCCGCTTTATGGTTGTCTGACGCCGGACGGTTACAAGAACACCAAAGACGCATGGCTCAACCCTGACAGTTTTCTCAACCGACTCAACTTCGCAACCGCAGTGGCTTCCGGCAATGCACGAGGACTTGTAAATTCTCCGCCCGAGTACAGACAGCTGGGCGCCACCATCAGTGGTAGCAAATTTTCGCCAAAGACCGTTGCCGTTGTGGCCAAAGCACCAGAGCCGATGAAGTCGGCGATCGTGCTGGGCAGCCCTGAATTCATGCACTACTAG